From the genome of Leguminivora glycinivorella isolate SPB_JAAS2020 chromosome Z, LegGlyc_1.1, whole genome shotgun sequence, one region includes:
- the LOC125240522 gene encoding uncharacterized protein LOC125240522: MSTTIKSATNIEIYSRFDNNFKADCTAYIVEDVTDIMPEVPINPQKWSHLQHLSLADPTYHTPSNIDLLLGVHIYSDILMNGVIKGEPGTPIAQQTRLGYILSGGHLTNNRTREFKTMHLNITLEEMVEKFWETERLESEENDTLTPQELRAEKIYQETVTRDVDGRYIVALPFKSDKPILPENSREIALRRFMSTERRIEANKKLREAYNEVMREYITLQHMELIERDESVKETDKQVYLSHHPVIREDRETTKYRIVYDASCKGSNGVSLNSELLVGPSLLGDLRDILMRWRTHKVCFVADVIKMYRQILVRREDTDFQRILWRFSPDEDIREYRMLTVTFGTACAPFLAIKTLRQIAIDEANTEEYAQAREIINHSFYMDDVLSGEIQKKPQ, encoded by the coding sequence ATGTCAACTACAATCAAATCCGCTACAAACATAGAGATTTACTCAAGATTCGACAACAACTTCAAAGCTGACTGCACAGCCTACATTGTTGAAgatgtcactgacataatgccAGAAGTCCCGATCAATCCACAGAAATGGAGTCATCTGCAACACCTGTCACTGGCAGATCCAACTTATCATACACCAAGCAACATTGATTTACTACTTGGAGTTCATATCTACTCAGACATCTTAATGAATGGAGTGATTAAAGGAGAACCAGGTACTCCCATAGCACAACAAACACGCTTGGGATATATACTGTCAGGAGGTCATTTGACAAACAACCGCACAAGAGAATTCAAAACCATGCATCTGAACATAACTTTAGAGGAGATGGTAGAAAAATTTTGGGAGACAGAGAGATTAGAGTCAGAGGAAAACGACACTCTCACCCCACAAGAACTTAGAGCTGAGAAAATATATCAAGAAACTGTAACTAGAGATGTTGATGGAAGATACATTGTGGCACTTCCCTTTAAAAGCGACAAACCTATTTTACCTGAGAATTCGAGAGAAATTGCACTGAGAAGATTCATGAGCACTGAGAGAAGAATAGAAGCAAACAAAAAATTGAGAGAAGCCTACAACGAGGTCATGAGAGAGTACATAACACTTCAACATATGGAATTGATCGAACGAGATGAGTCTGTTAAAGAAACTGACAAACAAGTATATTTGTCACATCACCCTGTGATCCGTGAAGATAGAGAAACTACCAAGTATCGCATAGTCTATGACGCTTCATGCAAAGGAAGCAACGGAGTGAGCCTCAACTCAGAACTGCTAGTTGGTCCGTCACTTCTGGGAGATCTTCGAGACATTCTTATGAGATGGAGAACACACAAAGTCTGTTTTGTGGCTGATGTCATCAAAATGTATCGCCAGATCCTTGTAAGAAGAGAAGACACAGACTTTCAGAGAATACTTTGGAGATTCAGCCCTGATGAAGACATAAGAGAATACAGAATGCTAACAGTCACATTTGGAACAGCATGTGCGCCATTTTTAGCTATCAAAACCTTGAGACAAATAGCAATTGATGAGGCAAACACAGAAGAATATGCCCAAGCTCGAGAGATTATCAACCACTCTTTCTACATGGACGATGTACTGTCAGGGGAGATACAGAAGAAACCGCAATAG